The Listeria sp. PSOL-1 genome includes a region encoding these proteins:
- a CDS encoding NAD(P)-dependent oxidoreductase: MNVLFTMEIPTELKEKQKKQFPEIKNYYTSKIAQFPNLAEVDVIVTFGIDLTEKIIEQAKRLKWIMVFSAGVELLPTEKIKEKGITVTNARGIHAVPMAEFVFAYLLNEVKNLTQLKNKAEAREWADDVPIFELKGSKLFIAGTGAIGEKIAALGKAFEMKTIGFNTSGHEANNFDETYALKDVRKQVKQADFFVSILPNTTTTAYVYDKAFFQEMSQHAVFINIGRGKAVSLDVIKEAAVNQEIAHFYLDVLEKEPLPADEMLWNLNNVTITPHISAHSSQYLVRCFTIWFTNLNNQKEGKALLNSIDLNKGY; this comes from the coding sequence ATGAATGTTTTATTTACTATGGAAATACCAACTGAATTAAAAGAAAAACAAAAAAAGCAGTTTCCAGAAATAAAGAATTATTATACATCAAAGATCGCGCAATTTCCTAACTTAGCTGAAGTAGATGTGATTGTTACTTTTGGAATTGACTTGACAGAAAAAATCATTGAACAAGCAAAACGATTGAAGTGGATCATGGTATTTTCCGCAGGTGTTGAATTGCTCCCAACTGAAAAAATTAAGGAAAAAGGCATCACAGTAACAAATGCGCGTGGAATTCATGCTGTCCCTATGGCTGAATTTGTTTTTGCCTACTTGCTAAATGAAGTAAAAAATTTGACACAGTTAAAAAATAAAGCAGAAGCGAGAGAATGGGCAGATGATGTACCGATTTTTGAATTAAAAGGAAGTAAGCTTTTCATTGCAGGGACAGGTGCCATCGGAGAAAAAATTGCAGCATTAGGAAAGGCATTCGAAATGAAAACAATAGGCTTTAATACTAGTGGTCACGAGGCTAACAATTTTGATGAAACGTATGCTTTAAAAGACGTAAGAAAACAAGTAAAACAAGCCGATTTCTTTGTTTCAATTTTACCAAATACAACAACAACAGCTTATGTTTACGATAAAGCATTTTTCCAAGAAATGAGCCAACACGCTGTTTTTATCAATATTGGCCGGGGAAAAGCCGTTAGTTTGGACGTAATAAAAGAAGCAGCTGTGAACCAAGAGATTGCGCATTTTTATTTGGATGTGCTAGAAAAAGAGCCGCTCCCAGCTGATGAAATGTTGTGGAATTTAAATAATGTTACAATTACACCACATATTTCTGCGCATTCTAGCCAATATCTTGTGCGTTGCTTTACGATTTGGTTTACGAACTTGAATAATCAAAAAGAAGGAAAAGCTCTTTTAAATAGCATTGATTTAAATAAAGGTTATTAA
- the perR gene encoding peroxide-responsive transcriptional repressor PerR, whose translation MTVSSAQLKESIDVLKKTGVRITPQRHAILEFLINSDTHPTADEIYRALESDFPNMSVATVYNNLRVFRDVGLIRELTYGDASSRFDFSTSNHYHAICSDCGKIVDFHYPGLDEVEHFAAHVTGFKINKHRLEVYGICPDCEVKNK comes from the coding sequence ATGACGGTGTCTAGTGCTCAATTAAAAGAGTCAATAGATGTCCTTAAAAAAACTGGGGTTAGAATAACTCCTCAGCGTCATGCGATACTTGAATTCCTCATTAATTCGGACACGCATCCCACTGCTGATGAGATCTATCGCGCACTTGAAAGCGACTTTCCTAACATGAGCGTGGCAACAGTTTATAATAATTTACGTGTATTTCGTGATGTAGGATTAATAAGAGAATTAACTTATGGTGATGCCTCTAGTCGTTTTGATTTTTCAACTTCTAATCATTATCATGCGATTTGCTCTGATTGTGGTAAGATAGTAGATTTTCATTATCCAGGATTAGATGAAGTAGAACATTTTGCAGCACATGTAACTGGCTTTAAAATTAATAAACATCGCTTGGAAGTATATGGTATATGTCCAGACTGTGAAGTGAAAAATAAATAG
- a CDS encoding glutamate-1-semialdehyde 2,1-aminomutase: MDHSKSEQFYEEAFLHIVGGVNSPSRSYKGVGGGTPITMERASGAYFYDVDGNKYIDYLAAFGPIITGHAHPHITKAITRAAENGLLYGTPTTHEITFAKMLKGAIPSLEKVRFTNSGTEAVMTTVRVARAYTGRDKIIKFGGSYHGHFDLVLVEAGSGPSTLGTPDSAGVTKSTAEEVITVPFNDLAAFQEALTVWGDQVAAVLVEPIVGNFGIVAPLPNFLEKVNKLTHQAGALVIYDEVITAFRFMYGGAQNYLGVTPDLTALGKIIGGGLPIGAYGGRVDIMEKVAPLGPAYQAGTHAGNPASVQAGIACLEILQEKGLYERFENYGKQLKEGILAAAKKYGISITINQIVGALTIFFTDKEVKNYQDADQTDGKQFATFFKLMREEGINLAASKFEAWFITTAHTQSDIDETIAATNRVFKKMTE; encoded by the coding sequence ATGGATCATTCAAAATCTGAGCAATTCTATGAAGAAGCTTTTTTACATATTGTCGGAGGAGTTAATAGCCCTAGTCGTTCTTATAAAGGTGTTGGTGGTGGTACGCCAATTACAATGGAACGCGCTAGTGGAGCTTACTTCTATGATGTCGATGGTAATAAGTATATTGATTATCTTGCAGCATTTGGACCGATTATTACAGGGCACGCTCATCCTCACATTACAAAAGCTATTACACGTGCAGCTGAAAATGGTCTGCTTTACGGGACGCCAACGACACATGAGATTACTTTTGCTAAAATGTTAAAAGGAGCTATTCCTTCGCTTGAAAAAGTCCGTTTTACAAATTCAGGTACAGAAGCTGTCATGACAACTGTCCGCGTAGCACGTGCATATACTGGACGCGACAAAATTATTAAATTTGGCGGTTCTTATCATGGGCATTTTGACCTTGTATTGGTTGAAGCTGGTTCAGGTCCATCAACCCTTGGTACACCCGATTCCGCCGGGGTCACTAAAAGTACTGCAGAAGAAGTCATTACCGTACCTTTTAATGATTTGGCTGCATTTCAAGAGGCGCTTACTGTCTGGGGCGACCAGGTTGCAGCAGTTTTAGTAGAGCCTATCGTAGGCAATTTTGGCATTGTCGCACCTTTACCTAATTTTCTTGAAAAAGTGAATAAGTTAACCCACCAGGCAGGAGCCCTTGTTATTTATGATGAAGTGATTACAGCCTTTCGTTTCATGTACGGCGGGGCACAGAACTACCTTGGTGTAACCCCTGATTTAACTGCACTTGGAAAAATTATTGGTGGTGGTTTACCCATTGGTGCTTACGGAGGACGTGTTGATATTATGGAGAAAGTCGCACCTCTTGGCCCAGCATATCAAGCTGGTACACATGCGGGTAATCCTGCTTCTGTTCAGGCCGGTATCGCTTGCCTAGAAATCCTGCAAGAAAAAGGACTTTATGAGCGTTTCGAAAACTACGGCAAACAACTTAAAGAAGGGATCTTAGCTGCTGCTAAAAAATACGGTATCTCCATCACAATTAACCAAATTGTAGGCGCTCTTACCATTTTCTTCACAGATAAAGAAGTAAAAAATTATCAAGACGCGGATCAAACAGACGGGAAACAATTTGCTACTTTCTTTAAATTAATGCGTGAAGAAGGAATTAACTTAGCAGCATCTAAATTTGAAGCCTGGTTTATTACAACGGCTCACACGCAAAGCGATATTGATGAAACTATCGCTGCTACAAATCGTGTTTTCAAAAAAATGACAGAATAA